A DNA window from Setaria viridis chromosome 2, Setaria_viridis_v4.0, whole genome shotgun sequence contains the following coding sequences:
- the LOC117845011 gene encoding glutamate receptor 2.8 isoform X1, with protein sequence MEIATRVILLLLLSAGIGVAQNASGGGAHEVHVGVILDLGSLVGKIAITSISLALEDFYAAHQNYSTKLVLHIRDSTSDDVQAAAQALDLLENYKVETIIGPEKSSQAIFISDLGTKSHVPIISFTATSPTLSPSSLPYFVRATLNDSAQVSCIASTIKAYGWRKAVPIYEDTEYGRGIIPYLIDVLQEDNVHVPYRSVIPQSATSEQITKELYKLMTMQTRVYIVHMSSALASTLFIKAKEVGMMKKGYVWIITGGVTNLIDSLHPSVVESMNGALGIHFYVPKSTELNNFTTRWNIRYQIDNPTDPLPKLNIFGLWSYDTIWAVAQAAEKVGLANATFRKPVSKQKSTDLEALETSSNGPELLKEILQSKFIGLSGRFDLSDRQLAVSTFQIINIIGRGWREIGFWKAQNGLSRRLNQSQSTTNLLPDLNPVIWPGESIDIPRGFEVPASGKKLRVGVRSSGYQQFIKVEKDQFTGATKATGLSVDVFEEAVKILPYAVPYEYVLFGSPEDTSSGSYDDFVYQVHLKVYDIVIGDITIRYNRTFYADFTVPYTESGIAMVVPVKDSVKKNTWIFLKPLTPGMWLGSIVFFIYTGVVVLSLEFLGNNKHVRGTIPRQLGIMIFFPLFEEKEIVERLLSRIVMIVWLCFLLVVTSSYTANLTSMLTVQQLQPTVNDIQELLKRGEIVGYHRGSYVKGLLEELGFDRSKIKPYDTPDDFHNALSRGSSNGGIAALLHEVPYIKLFLANHCKGYTMVGPIYKAAGFGYALAKGNPLLGDISKAMLNVTGGDTMVQIEKKWMGYQNDCQNVGPVTGSSSLTFANFRGLFILTGAASTSSLFIALIIYAYKKQHRSTKLMQNDNKQVGKNRTDEENNEPQEGNQGVVTEECVQFSGDGEENQRLHEQTGSEQVYDRNPNTSTAACDGSAAIRRGQPSTVLQAEST encoded by the exons ATGGAGATAGCAACCAGAGTCATCCTGCTCCTCTTGCTATCAGCCGGCATTGGTGTAGCACAAAATGCTTCTGGAGGAGGAGCACATGAGGTCCATGTTGGAGTTATCCTTGACTTGGGGTCCTTGGTCGGCAAAATAGCAATTACCAGCATTTCATTGGCTCTAGAGGACTTCTATGCTGCCCACCAGAACTATAGCACAAAGCTTGTTCTCCACATCAGGGATTCCACGAGTGATGATGTCCAGGCTGCAGCTCAAG CTCTTGACTTGCTGGAAAATTACAAAGTAGAAACTATCATTGGTCCTGAGAAATCTTCACAAGCTATATTTATCTCAGACCTCGGAACTAAAAGTCATGTTCCAATCATCTCGTTCACTGCAACAAGCCCAACTCTATCCCCTAGCAGTCTTCCATATTTTGTCCGAGCAACACTAAATGACTCAGCACAAGTGAGCTGCATTGCCTCAACTATCAAGGCATATGGATGGAGAAAGGCGGTGCCTATCTATGAAGACACTGAATATGGCAGAGGTATCATACCATACCTTATCGATGTCCTCCAAGAAGATAATGTGCATGTTCCTTACCGCAGTGTGATTCCTCAGTCAGCAACTAGTGAACAAATTACCAAAGAACTATACAAGTTAATGACAATGCAAACAAGGGTCTATATTGTGCACATGTCCTCGGCGTTGGCCTCCACCCTCTTCATAAAGGCAAAAGAAGTAGGAATGATGAAAAAAGGATATGTATGGATCATAACCGGTGGAGTAACCAATCTCATAGATTCTCTGCATCCTTCTGTCGTGGAATCAATGAACGGTGCCTTGGGTATCCACTTTTATGTTCCCAAATCAACAGAACTGAACAACTTCACTACAAGGTGGAATATTAGGTACCAAATTGACAACCCGACTGATCCACTGCCGAAATTGAACATATTTGGACTCTGGAGCTATGATACAATCTGGGCAGTAGCACAAGCTGCGGAAAAGGTTGGACTTGCCAATGCCACATTTCGAAAACCAGTATCCAAACAAAAATCAACAGACTTGGAAGCCTTGGAAACATCTAGTAATGGTCCAGAACTCTTGAAGGAAATCTTGCAGAGTAAATTTATAGGTTTGAGTGGCAGGTTTGACCTTTCAGATAGGCAGCTTGCTGTTTCAACGTTTCAAATAATAAATATAATTGGGAGAGGATGGAGAGAAATTGGATTTTGGAAAGCACAAAATGGACTTTCACGGAGATTAAATCAATCACAATCAACAACAAACTTACTGCCAGATCTTAATCCTGTGATCTGGCCAGGAGAATCCATAGACATACCTCGAGGCTTTGAGGTTCCTGCAAGTGGGAAGAAACTTCGAGTTGGTGTACGCTCAAGTGGATATCAACAATTTATAAAGGTTGAGAAGGATCAATTCACAGGTGCAACTAAAGCAACTGGGCTTTCAGTGGATGTATTTGAAGAGGCAGTAAAGATACTTCCATATGCAGTGCCTTATGAATATGTATTATTTGGTTCTCCAGAGGATACAAGTAGTGGAAGCTATGATGATTTTGTCTATCAAGTTCATCTTAAG GTATACGATATAGTAATTGGAGATATAACAATCAGGTATAACCGAACTTTCTATGCTGACTTTACTGTGCCATACACAGAATCAGGGATAGCAATGGTGGTTCCTGTGAAAGACAGTGTAAAAAAGAACACATGGATTTTCTTGAAGCCACTAACACCTGGCATGTGGCTAGGGAGCATTGTGTTCTTTATCTACACTGGTGTAGTGGTATTATCATTGGAGTTTCTAGGCAACAACAAGCATGTCCGTGGAACAATTCCCAGACAGCTGGGAATTATGATATTTTTCCCCCTATTTGAAGAGA AAGAGATTGTGGAACGCCTTTTATCTCGGATAGTGATGATTGTATGGCTGTGTTTTCTTCTGGTAGTTACATCAAGTTACACAGCAAACTTGACATCAATGTTGACTGTACAACAGCTTCAACCTACTGTAAATGATATCCAAGAACTACTAAAACGTGGAGAAATTGTAGGATACCATCGTGGCTCATATGTCAAGGGACTTCTGGAAGAACTCGGTTTTGATAGATCCAAGATCAAGCCCTATGATACCCCTGATGATTTTCATAATGCACTTTCAAGAGGAAGCAGCAATGGTGGTATTGCTGCCCTCTTGCATGAAGTTCCATACATTAAATTGTTCCTTGCAAACCACTGCAAAGGTTACACTATGGTTGGACCAATTTATAAGGCTGCAGGTTTTGGATAT GCACTTGCAAAGGGAAATCCTCTACTTGGTGACATCTCAAAGGCAATGCTCAATGTAACAGGGGGAGATACTATGGTTCAAATTGAGAAAAAATGGATGGGATACCAAAATGACTGCCAGAATGTGGGTCCTGTCACAGGTTCAAGCAGCCTCACCTTTGCCAACTTTAGGGGACTATTCATCCTAACTGGAGCTGCTTCAACTTCTTCTCTTTTTATAGCATTGATAATTTATGCCTACAAGAAGCAGCATAGGTCAACAAAACTCATGCAAAATGATAACAAGCAAGTAGGAAAAAACAGAACAGATGAAGAAAATAATGAGCCTCAAGAAGGAAATCAAGGAGTAGTAACTGAGGAATGTGTCCAGTTTAGtggagatggggaagaaaacCAACGGCTGCATGAGCAAACTGGTTCAGAACAGGTGTATGACAGAAATCCAAACACAAGCACAGCTGCTTGCGATGGTTCGGCTGCCATTCGCAGGGGTCAACCAAGCACTGTTTTGCAAGCAGAATCCACGTGA
- the LOC117846019 gene encoding glutamate receptor 2.2 gives SFNSEAIELLENHKVQAIIGPQKSSEAAFISKLGSIKQVPIVSFTATSPDLTYDSMPYFVRATLNDSVQVNNIVSLIKAYGWREVVLIYDDTEYGRGILAHLVDALQQIDAHVPYRSAIPLSATSENMMQELYKLMAMQTRVFIVHMSSTRASLIFTKAKEAGMMNEGFVWIITDGVANVIESLSPSVIEAMNGVIGIRFHVPKSQELDTSFLIRWNRINRQFNPNELSLDKPNIFGLWAYDTVWALAQAAEKVGVSENKNKRLQTSKNSTSLDLLAASTNGPELLKEILQNKFRGLSGNFDLTDRQLPVSPLQIINVVGRSWKHVGFWTLENGLSRKLNQNSLKTTGSASMLDLNPVIWPGESTEIPRGWEIPTSGDKLRVGVPPSAYPEFVRTSKDPVTNATRACGLSIDIFEEVVKRLPFALNYEYQAFDTIDATSSTSYNDFVHQVYLQRYDIAIGDITIIYSRTPDVDFTIPYTESGVGMIVPVKEKVNKNMWIFSRPLSKGMWFGSIVFIMYTAIVVWLLEHLNGNTHLHEEKLKCILSRLVLLVWMFVFLVLASSYTASLASMLTVQQLSPTFTDIRELQKQGGYVGFHRGSYIEGLLVDIGFDRSKMRPYAPDELHIALSKGGQNGGVAALVLDVPYIKLFLAKYCKGYTMVGPIYKSAGFAFALPKRSPLLAEISKAIINITGGDTIIQIEKKWIDQNSCLNEDKIDGSGSAITFDSFGGLFLLTGFVTTCSIPVAFLMNHYKKDQQKVLTKLEDPNKQRYGQQGENGLIQDGDQGNEENGGCNNIDNQETIWLPGPNTNGDLPRDCTLNNRVTAKANFGSQVVHMGGEPNMSKGCSSLASELNETGGVDVTLKVPGDCLADVGSNN, from the exons ATATGATGACACTGAATATGGGAGAGGCATTCTAGCACACCTTGTTGATGCCCTTCAACAGATTGATGCTCATGTTCCGTACCGCAGTGCTATCCCTTTGTCTGCAACAAGTGAAAACATGATGCAAGAACTCTACAAGTTAATGGCCATGCAAACAAGGGTATTCATTGTTCATATGTCATCGACCAGGGCCTCTCTTATCTTTACAAAGGCTAAGGAGGCAGGGATGATGAACGAAGGATTTGTGTGGATCATTACAGATGGAGTAGCAAACGTCATTGAATCACTCAGTCCATCTGTCATTGAGGCAATGAATGGTGTAATAGGAATAAGATTCCATGTTCCCAAATCACAAGAACTTGATACTAGCTTCTTAATAAGATGGAACAGAATTAACAGGCAATTTAACCCTAACGAATTATCACTTGATAAACCAAACATCTTTGGGCTATGGGCCTATGATACAGTTTGGGCATTAGCACAGGCCGCAGAAAAGGTTGGGGTATCCGAGAATAAAAATAAGAGGCTGCAGACCAGTAAAAACAGTACAAGCTTGGACTTGTTGGCTGCTTCCACAAATGGCCCAGAGCTCCTAAAAGAGATTTTACAGAACAAATTTAGAGGCTTAAGTGGAAACTTCGACCTTACTGACAGACAGCTGCCAGTTTCTCCATTACAAATAATAAATGTTGTTGGCAGAAGTTGGAAACATGTTGGGTTTTGGACTTTGGAAAATGGACTTTCTCGGAAGTTAAATCAAAATAGCTTAAAAACAACAGGGTCAGCCTCAATGCTTGATCTAAATCCAGTAATTTGGCCAGGAGAATCAACAGAAATACCAAGGGGCTGGGAAATTCCAACAAGTGGTGATAAGCTTAGGGTTGGTGTGCCCCCGAGTGCATATCCAGAGTTTGTAAGGACATCAAAGGATCCTGTTACAAATGCGACAAGAGCATGTGGACTTTCAATAGACATATTTGAGGAGGTAGTAAAGAGGCTACCTTTTGCACTTAATTACGAGTACCAAGCATTTGATACAATTGATGCAACAAGTTCAACGAGTTACAATGATTTTGTTCACCAAGTTTATCTTCAG AGATACGACATAGCAATTGGAGACATAACAATCATATACAGCAGAACACCGGATGTCGACTTCACGATTCCATACACAGAATCAGGCGTGGGGATGATTGTCCCAGTGAAGGAAAAAGTGAACAAGAATATGTGGATCTTCTCAAGACCACTAAGCAAAGGAATGTGGTTTGGAAGCATCGTGTTTATTATGTACACAGCAATTGTTGTCTGGCTGTTAGAGCATCTTAATGGCAACACACATCTACATG AGGAAAAGCTGAAATGCATTCTGTCTCGATTAGTGCTACTTGTATGGATGTTTGTTTTTCTGGTACTCGCATCAAGTTATACAGCAAGCCTTGCATCAATGCTTACTGTACAGCAGCTTTCACCAACATTTACTGACATTCGTGAACTCCAGAAGCAAGGAGGATATGTAGGATTCCATCGTGGTTCCTATATAGAAGGTCTACTGGTGGATATTGGTTTCGACAGGTCAAAAATGAGACCATATGCTCCTGATGAGCTTCACATTGCTCTTTCTAAAGGAGGTCAAAATGGCGGTGTCGCTGCACTTGTTCTGGATGTTCCATACATCAAATTATTTCTCGCCAAGTACTGCAAAGGTTACACAATGGTTGGACCTATTTACAAGAGTGCAGGGTTTGCATTT GCACTTCCCAAGCGATCTCCACTACTTGCGGAGATATCAAAAGCGATCATCAATATAACAGGAGGAGATACTATCattcaaatagaaaagaaaTGGATTGATCAAAACAGTTGTCTAAATGAGGATAAAATAGATGGTTCAGGCAGTGCTATAACTTTTGACAGTTTTGGGGGATTATTCCTCCTAACTGGATTTGTGACAACCTGTTCCATTCCTGTAGCATTTCTGATGAATCACTACAAAAAAGATCAACAAAAGGTACTGACCAAACTAGAAGACCCAAATAAACAGAGATATGGGCAACAAGGAGAAAATGGGCTTATTCAAGATGGCGATCAAGGTAATGAAGAAAATGGAGGCTGCAATAATATAGATAATCAAGAAACAATATGGTTGCCTGGCCCCAACACAAATGGTGATCTGCCAAGAGACTGCACACTGAATAACAGGGTGACAGCAAAAGCAAATTTCGGTTCACAAGTCGTTCACATGGGGGGTGAACCTAATATGTCAAAAGGTTGCTCAAGTTTAGCTTCTGAACTAAATGAGACAGGCGGAGTGGATGTTACATTGAAGGTTCCGGGGGACTGCCTGGCTGATGTTGGTTCAAATAACTAA
- the LOC117845012 gene encoding glutamate receptor 2.8: protein MERATQTILFLILFAHHCAAQNATKNGEFPIGVILDLDTLVAKIARTSIQMALEDFYAAHKNYNTKLVLHIRDSYSNNVQAASAALDLLDNHNVQVIIGPQKSSQASFVSDLGNKTQVPVISFTATSPSISSGSLPYFVRATLNDSAQVNTIASLIKVYGWRQVVPIYEDTEYGKGIIPYLIDALQEIDVRIPYRSVIPLSASSEQITLELYKLMTMQTRVFLVHMSSALASKLFTKAKEVGMMNKGFVWIMTDGITNIIDSLNPSVVEAMNGALGIKFYVPKSEELDNFTVKWNRKFQIDNPNDPPLKLSIFGLWGYDTIWAVAQAVEKVWINNRTSFQKPAVPRISTSMDILGASAYGPELLKTILQNKFRGLSGYFDLSDRQLQVSTFQIINVIGKEWREIGFWTTENGIPQQLNHGKTDYRNLSISHPNSVIWPGKSTEIPKGWEIPVSGKKLQVGVHRSMYPEFMTNEKNPITGITKASGFSVDIFEEAVKRLPYALPYEYVAFDDNNDSGRSGYNDFVYQVYLKKYDIAIGDITISSNRTSYVDFTVPYTESGVAMVVPYKNSSNKNTLVLLKPLSSELWIKSSLLVIYTGVVVWLLEFLGNKTKASRTIAGKLGITAFFSLFGDKDRVERVLSRIVLIVWVFCFLFLGTSYTANLTTLLTIQQLSTNVTDFNALQKSGEHVGYRTGSYVGNLLEQLGFDKSKIKPYNSREAIEIALSVGSKNGGIAAYVHEVPYIKVFLAEHSQEYTMVGPHYKTAGFGFALPKGSPLLGDISKAILDIVEGDTIIQIRNKWRVSQDKYSNIVPASDPDPLTTDKFMAPFLLSAVVSTSSLLIAVIIYLHEKKNKRMTSMQGDQNKDGVEVKYKTQDGNKRGIVEENEQLEAGRDQNDQKQEETGSAAIYRSEKILHSRVVPI, encoded by the exons ATGGAGAGAGCAACTCAAACCATCCTATTCCTAATACTCTTCGCCCACCACTGTGCAGCTCAAAATGCCACAAAAAATGGTGAATTCCCTATTGGAGTGATATTGGACTTAGATACGCTGGTGGCAAAAATAGCACGGACCAGCATTCAGATGGCTCTGGAAGATTTTTATGCAGCTCACAAAAACTACAACACAAAGCTAGTGCTTCACATCAGGGATTCCTATAGCAATAACGTCCAAGCTGCATCAGCAG CTCTTGACCTGCTGGACAATCATAACGTGCAAGTTATCATAGGCCCACAAAAATCTTCGCAAGCTTCTTTTGTATCAGATCTTGGGAATAAGACTCAGGTCCCTGTCATATCCTTCACAGCAACAAGCCCGTCCATTTCCTCTGGCAGTCTTCCATACTTTGTCCGTGCAACATTGAATGACTCTGCACAAGTGAATACCATTGCCTCCTTAATCAAAGTCTATGGGTGGAGACAGGTTGTGCCTATTTACGAAGATACTGAGTATGGTAAAGGTATCATTCCATATCTCATTGATGCCCTCCAAGAAATTGATGTCCGCATTCCCTATCGGAGCGTGATCCCTCTGTCAGCATCGAGTGAACAAATCACTCTGGAACTCTATAAGTTGATGACAATGCAAACTAGGGTCTTCCTTGTACATATGTCATCTGCTTTGGCCTCAAAACTCTTCACAAAGGCGAAAGAGGTTGGTATGATGAATAAAGGATTTGTATGGATCATGACAGATGGCATAACCAATATCATAGACTCGCTGAACCCTTCAGTCGTGGAAGCAATGAATGGTGCCTTGGGCATCAAGTTTTATGTTCCTAAATCAGAGGAACTTGACAACTTCACTGTAAAATGGAACAGAAAATTCCAAATAGACAATCCAAATGATCCTCCATTGAAACTAAGCATATTTGGACTGTGGGGCTATGATACTATATGGGCAGTAGCGCAAGCAGTTGAAAAGGTTTGGATTAACAATAGGACATCATTCCAAAAACCAGCAGTTCCCAGAATCTCAACAAGCATGGACATCCTGGGAGCTTCTGCGTATGGACCAGAGCTCTTAAAGACCATTTTGCAAAACAAATTTAGAGGTTTAAGTGGCTACTTTGACCTTTCAGACAGGCAGCTGCAAGTCTCCACATTTCAAATAATAAATGTTATTGGTAAGGAATGGAGGGAAATTGGGTTCTGGACAACAGAAAATGGAATTCCACAGCAGTTAAACCATGGCAAAACAGATTATCGAAATCTGTCAATTTCTCATCCAAACAGTGTGATTTGGCCAGGAAAATCAACAGAGATACCCAAAGGGTGGGAAATTCCAGTAAGTGGGAAAAAACTTCAAGTTGGAGTGCACAGAAGTATGTATCCAGAATTTATGACAAATGAAAAGAATCCTATCACAGGGATAACTAAAGCAAGTGGCTTTTCAGTTGATATTTTTGAAGAGGCAGTGAAAAGACTTCCCTATGCATTACCTTATGAGTATGTGGCCTTCGACGATAATAATGACTCAGGGCGTTCAGGCTATAATGATTTTGTGTACCAAGTTTATCTCAAG AAATATGACATAGCTATTGGGGACATAACAATCAGTTCTAACCGAACTTCCTATGTCGACTTCACTGTACCATACACAGAATCGGGAGTGGCAATGGTTGTTCCATACAAAAACAGCAGCAATAAAAACACATTGGTCCTCTTGAAGCCACTATCAAGTGAACTGTGGATCAAAAGCAGTCTTTTAGTTATCTACACAGGGGTTGTTGTTTGGTTATTGGAGTTTCTAGGCAACAAGACAAAGGCCAGTCGGACAATTGCTGGCAAGCTTGGAATTACAGCATTCTTCTCTCTGTTTGGAGACA AGGACAGAGTGGAACGCGTCCTATCTCGGATAGTTTTGATTGTATGGGTATTTTGCTTCCTTTTTCTTGGGACATCTTACACTGCAAACTTGACAACGCTTCTAACTATACAACAGCTAAGTACAAATGTAACTGATTTCAATGCACTCCAGAAAAGTGGGGAACATGTAGGCTACCGTACTGGCAGCTATGTTGGGAATCTACTAGAACAGCTCGGTTTTGATAAATCAAAGATCAAGCCCTATAATAGCCGAGAAGCAATCGAAATTGCACTCTCCGTGGGAAGCAAAAATGGTGGTATTGCTGCCTATGTGCATGAAGTCCCATACATCAAAGTATTTCTAGCAGAGCACAGCCAGGAGTACACTATGGTTGGACCACATTACAAGACAGCAGGTTTTGGATTT GCATTACCTAAAGGATCTCCTCTACTTGGAGACATCTCAAAGGCAATTCTTGACATAGTAGAGGGGGATACTATTATTCAAATTAGGAATAAATGGCGTGTATCTCAAGACAAATACAGCAACATTGTCCCTGCATCTGATCCTGATCCACTCACCACTGATAAGTTTATGGCTCCATTCCTGCTTTCTGCAGTTGTCTCAACTTCTTCCCTTTTGATAGCTGTCATCATTTACTTGCATGAAAAGAAGAACAAGCGAATGACCAGTATGCAAGGTGATCAAAATAAAGATGGAGTAGAAGTAAAATACAAAACACAAGATGGAAACAAAAGAGGCATAGTCGAAGAAAATGAACAGCTTGAAGCAGGCAGAGATCAAAATGATCAGAAACAAGAGGAAACAGGTTCAGCTGCCATTTATAGGAGCGAAAAAATTCTTCATTCAAGAGTGGTACCCATATAA
- the LOC117845011 gene encoding glutamate receptor 2.8 isoform X2: MEIATRVILLLLLSAGIGVAQNASGGGAHEVHVGVILDLGSLVGKIAITSISLALEDFYAAHQNYSTKLVLHIRDSTSDDVQAAAQALDLLENYKVETIIGPEKSSQAIFISDLGTKSHVPIISFTATSPTLSPSSLPYFVRATLNDSAQVSCIASTIKAYGWRKAVPIYEDTEYGRGIIPYLIDVLQEDNVHVPYRSVIPQSATSEQITKELYKLMTMQTRVYIVHMSSALASTLFIKAKEVGMMKKGYVWIITGGVTNLIDSLHPSVVESMNGALGIHFYVPKSTELNNFTTRWNIRYQIDNPTDPLPKLNIFGLWSYDTIWAVAQAAEKVGLANATFRKPVSKQKSTDLEALETSSNGPELLKEILQSKFIGLSGRFDLSDRQLAVSTFQIINIIGRGWREIGFWKAQNGLSRRLNQSQSTTNLLPDLNPVIWPGESIDIPRGFEVPASGKKLRVGVRSSGYQQFIKVEKDQFTGATKATGLSVDVFEEAVKILPYAVPYEYVLFGSPEDTSSGSYDDFVYQVHLKVYDIVIGDITIRYNRTFYADFTVPYTESGIAMVVPVKDSVKKNTWIFLKPLTPGMWLGSIVFFIYTGVVVLSLEFLGNNKHVRGTIPRQLGIMIFFPLFEERYHRGSYVKGLLEELGFDRSKIKPYDTPDDFHNALSRGSSNGGIAALLHEVPYIKLFLANHCKGYTMVGPIYKAAGFGYALAKGNPLLGDISKAMLNVTGGDTMVQIEKKWMGYQNDCQNVGPVTGSSSLTFANFRGLFILTGAASTSSLFIALIIYAYKKQHRSTKLMQNDNKQVGKNRTDEENNEPQEGNQGVVTEECVQFSGDGEENQRLHEQTGSEQVYDRNPNTSTAACDGSAAIRRGQPSTVLQAEST, translated from the exons ATGGAGATAGCAACCAGAGTCATCCTGCTCCTCTTGCTATCAGCCGGCATTGGTGTAGCACAAAATGCTTCTGGAGGAGGAGCACATGAGGTCCATGTTGGAGTTATCCTTGACTTGGGGTCCTTGGTCGGCAAAATAGCAATTACCAGCATTTCATTGGCTCTAGAGGACTTCTATGCTGCCCACCAGAACTATAGCACAAAGCTTGTTCTCCACATCAGGGATTCCACGAGTGATGATGTCCAGGCTGCAGCTCAAG CTCTTGACTTGCTGGAAAATTACAAAGTAGAAACTATCATTGGTCCTGAGAAATCTTCACAAGCTATATTTATCTCAGACCTCGGAACTAAAAGTCATGTTCCAATCATCTCGTTCACTGCAACAAGCCCAACTCTATCCCCTAGCAGTCTTCCATATTTTGTCCGAGCAACACTAAATGACTCAGCACAAGTGAGCTGCATTGCCTCAACTATCAAGGCATATGGATGGAGAAAGGCGGTGCCTATCTATGAAGACACTGAATATGGCAGAGGTATCATACCATACCTTATCGATGTCCTCCAAGAAGATAATGTGCATGTTCCTTACCGCAGTGTGATTCCTCAGTCAGCAACTAGTGAACAAATTACCAAAGAACTATACAAGTTAATGACAATGCAAACAAGGGTCTATATTGTGCACATGTCCTCGGCGTTGGCCTCCACCCTCTTCATAAAGGCAAAAGAAGTAGGAATGATGAAAAAAGGATATGTATGGATCATAACCGGTGGAGTAACCAATCTCATAGATTCTCTGCATCCTTCTGTCGTGGAATCAATGAACGGTGCCTTGGGTATCCACTTTTATGTTCCCAAATCAACAGAACTGAACAACTTCACTACAAGGTGGAATATTAGGTACCAAATTGACAACCCGACTGATCCACTGCCGAAATTGAACATATTTGGACTCTGGAGCTATGATACAATCTGGGCAGTAGCACAAGCTGCGGAAAAGGTTGGACTTGCCAATGCCACATTTCGAAAACCAGTATCCAAACAAAAATCAACAGACTTGGAAGCCTTGGAAACATCTAGTAATGGTCCAGAACTCTTGAAGGAAATCTTGCAGAGTAAATTTATAGGTTTGAGTGGCAGGTTTGACCTTTCAGATAGGCAGCTTGCTGTTTCAACGTTTCAAATAATAAATATAATTGGGAGAGGATGGAGAGAAATTGGATTTTGGAAAGCACAAAATGGACTTTCACGGAGATTAAATCAATCACAATCAACAACAAACTTACTGCCAGATCTTAATCCTGTGATCTGGCCAGGAGAATCCATAGACATACCTCGAGGCTTTGAGGTTCCTGCAAGTGGGAAGAAACTTCGAGTTGGTGTACGCTCAAGTGGATATCAACAATTTATAAAGGTTGAGAAGGATCAATTCACAGGTGCAACTAAAGCAACTGGGCTTTCAGTGGATGTATTTGAAGAGGCAGTAAAGATACTTCCATATGCAGTGCCTTATGAATATGTATTATTTGGTTCTCCAGAGGATACAAGTAGTGGAAGCTATGATGATTTTGTCTATCAAGTTCATCTTAAG GTATACGATATAGTAATTGGAGATATAACAATCAGGTATAACCGAACTTTCTATGCTGACTTTACTGTGCCATACACAGAATCAGGGATAGCAATGGTGGTTCCTGTGAAAGACAGTGTAAAAAAGAACACATGGATTTTCTTGAAGCCACTAACACCTGGCATGTGGCTAGGGAGCATTGTGTTCTTTATCTACACTGGTGTAGTGGTATTATCATTGGAGTTTCTAGGCAACAACAAGCATGTCCGTGGAACAATTCCCAGACAGCTGGGAATTATGATATTTTTCCCCCTATTTGAAGAGA GATACCATCGTGGCTCATATGTCAAGGGACTTCTGGAAGAACTCGGTTTTGATAGATCCAAGATCAAGCCCTATGATACCCCTGATGATTTTCATAATGCACTTTCAAGAGGAAGCAGCAATGGTGGTATTGCTGCCCTCTTGCATGAAGTTCCATACATTAAATTGTTCCTTGCAAACCACTGCAAAGGTTACACTATGGTTGGACCAATTTATAAGGCTGCAGGTTTTGGATAT GCACTTGCAAAGGGAAATCCTCTACTTGGTGACATCTCAAAGGCAATGCTCAATGTAACAGGGGGAGATACTATGGTTCAAATTGAGAAAAAATGGATGGGATACCAAAATGACTGCCAGAATGTGGGTCCTGTCACAGGTTCAAGCAGCCTCACCTTTGCCAACTTTAGGGGACTATTCATCCTAACTGGAGCTGCTTCAACTTCTTCTCTTTTTATAGCATTGATAATTTATGCCTACAAGAAGCAGCATAGGTCAACAAAACTCATGCAAAATGATAACAAGCAAGTAGGAAAAAACAGAACAGATGAAGAAAATAATGAGCCTCAAGAAGGAAATCAAGGAGTAGTAACTGAGGAATGTGTCCAGTTTAGtggagatggggaagaaaacCAACGGCTGCATGAGCAAACTGGTTCAGAACAGGTGTATGACAGAAATCCAAACACAAGCACAGCTGCTTGCGATGGTTCGGCTGCCATTCGCAGGGGTCAACCAAGCACTGTTTTGCAAGCAGAATCCACGTGA